Proteins encoded by one window of Cuniculiplasma divulgatum:
- a CDS encoding MFS transporter, which produces MKQIPLLGLIRGLRSFYFGYIAFLIPLFLVHIGFSTIYVGIYALVATIASSVLVLLSGFMGDLYSRKKTLLLMSVLPAFIFISFLFTRNFIIISLTSLFGITFSAIGGGAGGGPVAPILTAFVADKTDPANRTRIYSILMIISIVAAIAGSSTSALLEIYIANYYQVLFLIALVLNLTSVAITLLLEDTKIRKHKEKTPTIKMESGGNILKIGLSGAFGSVGLGVVTPIISLYFHDVRLPAYIISEIFTGSYIAAGIAVVFSTYMERFFGAIYAIGIFRTLGSVLFIVIPFVPPIVAGVIYAIRTGFYQLALPIRQSFQMELLKPEERARGNSLTGIARRLPYGASTTFGSFLLSAGYITLMFSFAGVVSLLDPVLYVIFFKKYNRKVSG; this is translated from the coding sequence ATGAAGCAGATTCCCTTACTTGGTCTAATACGAGGATTGAGGAGTTTTTATTTTGGGTACATTGCATTCTTAATTCCCCTGTTCCTTGTTCACATCGGCTTTTCAACCATATATGTTGGAATCTATGCTCTTGTGGCAACTATTGCCAGTTCAGTTCTTGTGCTATTATCTGGATTCATGGGAGATCTTTACAGCAGAAAGAAGACCCTTCTTCTCATGTCAGTTCTTCCAGCATTTATATTCATATCATTTCTTTTCACGAGGAACTTCATAATCATATCTCTCACTTCACTTTTTGGCATTACGTTCAGTGCAATAGGAGGTGGTGCAGGTGGTGGTCCTGTTGCGCCAATATTAACTGCATTTGTAGCCGATAAAACAGATCCGGCAAACAGGACAAGAATCTATTCCATTCTGATGATTATATCCATTGTTGCAGCTATCGCCGGCAGTTCTACATCCGCATTACTGGAAATTTATATTGCAAATTATTATCAGGTGCTTTTTTTAATTGCTCTTGTTTTGAATCTAACTTCTGTAGCAATAACATTATTGCTTGAGGATACTAAAATCAGGAAACATAAGGAAAAGACCCCAACGATTAAGATGGAATCTGGGGGAAACATATTAAAAATTGGTCTTTCTGGTGCTTTCGGAAGTGTAGGTCTTGGTGTTGTAACACCGATTATATCACTGTATTTCCATGATGTGAGATTACCGGCATACATAATTTCGGAAATATTTACCGGTTCCTACATCGCGGCGGGTATTGCTGTTGTTTTTTCCACCTACATGGAGCGTTTTTTTGGAGCAATTTATGCCATCGGAATATTCAGAACGCTGGGAAGTGTTCTCTTTATAGTAATACCATTTGTTCCACCCATTGTAGCTGGAGTAATATATGCCATCAGAACAGGCTTCTACCAGCTCGCTCTTCCAATCAGGCAGAGTTTCCAGATGGAATTGCTCAAACCTGAGGAAAGGGCAAGAGGAAACAGCCTCACTGGTATTGCAAGAAGACTACCATACGGTGCTTCCACAACATTTGGAAGTTTTCTATTGAGTGCAGGTTACATTACATTGATGTTTTCCTTTGCAGGTGTTGTATCGCTGCTTGATCCGGTTCTTTATGTTATTTTCTTCAAAAAGTATAATAGGAAAGTTTCAGGCTAG
- a CDS encoding DUF763 domain-containing protein — protein sequence MVTITKNGTAYLPLHYGKPPELLYRKIVRLTGQICELISETYGTKELIWRMADPVWFHSLSLVTGFDWNSSGTTTTTLHALKEYSNSKDLDFFVAGGKGVHMKEKSGDISTRSELFATEKIPERIRKETDLAAKIDENLLQDTYDLYIHSVVLDYKGNYSVIQQGLNYEEKMARRYHWSSKHIMEKMEESRMGIRTDLLSDNCLDLSSPLSRKSRDSMLKAIKEKPKVSNENQRTLDYYSDEKVLNLAIKVPWKNLEKIYEFEPSNFDDLLFIPGAGKSTIRALCYIAEVITGEKPSYEDPVRYSYALGGKDGIPKPVNYDDYDRSIEFFGNLLRQGGMQAMEREKILKRLSRERVNSGSSYTVKS from the coding sequence ATGGTGACCATAACAAAGAATGGGACCGCCTATCTTCCCTTACACTATGGAAAACCTCCGGAACTTCTTTACAGGAAAATTGTCAGGTTAACTGGCCAGATATGTGAACTGATATCGGAAACTTACGGAACTAAGGAGTTGATATGGAGAATGGCAGACCCTGTTTGGTTTCACTCACTGAGTCTTGTTACGGGATTTGACTGGAATTCAAGCGGAACTACCACTACAACACTTCATGCCCTGAAAGAGTATTCAAATTCTAAGGACCTGGATTTCTTCGTTGCAGGTGGAAAAGGAGTTCACATGAAGGAAAAATCTGGAGACATATCAACCAGATCCGAACTTTTTGCAACCGAGAAAATTCCTGAACGAATCAGAAAAGAAACCGATCTTGCAGCCAAAATCGATGAGAATCTCTTACAGGATACTTATGATCTCTATATCCACAGCGTTGTTCTGGATTATAAGGGAAACTACTCAGTTATTCAGCAGGGTCTGAATTATGAGGAAAAAATGGCCAGAAGATATCACTGGTCTTCTAAACATATAATGGAAAAAATGGAAGAGAGCAGGATGGGAATTAGAACAGATCTGCTTTCTGACAACTGCCTTGATCTCTCAAGCCCCTTAAGCAGAAAATCTAGAGATTCCATGCTTAAAGCAATTAAGGAGAAGCCTAAAGTTTCAAATGAAAACCAGAGGACCCTGGATTATTACAGCGATGAAAAGGTTTTGAATCTTGCCATAAAGGTACCATGGAAAAACCTTGAGAAAATATACGAATTTGAGCCTTCTAATTTTGATGATCTTTTATTTATTCCAGGGGCAGGCAAAAGCACCATAAGGGCACTGTGTTACATAGCAGAGGTTATAACAGGCGAAAAGCCAAGCTATGAGGACCCAGTGAGATATTCCTATGCACTTGGAGGAAAGGATGGGATTCCGAAACCTGTAAACTACGATGATTACGACAGGTCCATTGAGTTCTTTGGAAATCTCCTGAGACAGGGAGGAATGCAGGCAATGGAAAGGGAGAAAATCTTAAAGAGACTCAGCAGAGAAAGAGTCAATTCGGGATCATCCTATACTGTAAAATCCTGA
- a CDS encoding 30S ribosomal protein S27ae: MQKRELYKLENSKIVRERRSCPRCGTGVFLAEHENRLTCGKCGYTEFKNKKKN, encoded by the coding sequence ATGCAGAAGAGAGAGCTTTATAAACTGGAAAACAGTAAGATAGTGAGAGAAAGAAGAAGCTGTCCTAGATGTGGAACAGGGGTTTTTCTTGCAGAACATGAAAACAGATTAACCTGCGGAAAATGCGGTTATACAGAATTCAAAAATAAAAAGAAGAATTAG
- a CDS encoding GTP-dependent dephospho-CoA kinase family protein — translation MQLRSDKDYILTDESKLLIQINNGKITTIEEIKEVDQRFLYAVGDFTCELLEKNGIDPQIMIFDLTTKRGEKSYPDRPGSIQVENPQGIVSGKLIEIIEKSFNENKRIKIRIIGEEDLAVLPIIFYAPVNSLVVYGIPDVGTGSIRIDERVKELTNSILEKMEVK, via the coding sequence ATGCAATTAAGGTCAGATAAGGATTATATCCTTACAGATGAATCCAAACTTTTAATCCAGATAAACAATGGAAAAATAACCACTATTGAAGAAATAAAGGAAGTAGATCAGAGATTTTTATACGCAGTTGGAGACTTCACCTGTGAGCTTTTGGAAAAAAATGGTATTGATCCTCAGATAATGATCTTCGATCTAACAACAAAAAGAGGAGAAAAGTCTTATCCGGACAGACCAGGTTCAATACAGGTAGAAAATCCTCAGGGAATCGTAAGTGGGAAACTTATTGAGATTATAGAGAAAAGTTTCAATGAAAACAAAAGGATCAAAATCAGAATAATAGGAGAGGAAGATCTTGCAGTTTTACCAATAATTTTTTATGCTCCTGTTAATTCACTGGTAGTTTATGGAATTCCTGATGTGGGAACTGGTTCCATAAGGATTGATGAAAGGGTTAAGGAACTAACTAATTCAATATTAGAAAAAATGGAAGTGAAATGA
- a CDS encoding DNA-directed RNA polymerase has translation MYAIIEDEHLARVPPTLLGENYDKAIEEVTRETLQGTLIDYVPDKNSRADMLKCYVVSILNIKKIDYGIIVHGDGGVYQKIHYKALAFIPKNNEIIEGIVVSVVPKIGAFVRFGPFEGLLHVGQIMDDRIDMDESQNRLVGKDTNRDIRIGDQVRVRIVMLNLASSSVRDRRIGFTMKQPGLGKLQWLEVPAVGSSEPAAKKVSRKKQKPEDGETKVKESVH, from the coding sequence TTGTATGCAATTATAGAGGATGAACATCTTGCAAGGGTACCTCCTACCCTACTGGGAGAAAATTATGATAAGGCGATAGAAGAAGTTACAAGGGAAACCCTGCAGGGAACCTTAATAGATTATGTCCCTGACAAGAACTCCAGAGCGGACATGCTAAAATGCTATGTCGTTTCCATTCTGAATATTAAAAAAATAGACTATGGAATTATTGTCCATGGAGATGGCGGTGTTTATCAGAAGATACACTATAAAGCACTGGCATTTATACCAAAGAATAATGAAATAATTGAGGGAATTGTTGTTTCAGTTGTTCCAAAGATCGGAGCTTTCGTCAGATTTGGTCCCTTTGAGGGTTTGCTCCATGTCGGTCAGATTATGGATGACAGAATTGATATGGATGAAAGCCAAAACAGGTTAGTTGGAAAGGATACTAACAGGGATATCAGGATAGGGGATCAGGTAAGAGTAAGAATTGTTATGCTCAACCTGGCATCTTCTTCAGTGAGGGACAGAAGAATAGGATTTACAATGAAGCAACCTGGATTGGGAAAATTACAGTGGTTAGAAGTTCCAGCAGTAGGAAGTAGTGAACCAGCGGCAAAAAAAGTATCAAGAAAAAAACAAAAACCTGAAGACGGTGAAACCAAGGTAAAGGAGAGTGTTCACTAA
- a CDS encoding DUF2175 domain-containing protein — translation MAQFKCYECSKDVNTGQKFTFTKKGSVHYDCFVSSKRKTIDPEKAEMLRTLSLILDSELTHLLNLLRISPEDEASKEIEKSKYKEIEKAAGETTRRIDEL, via the coding sequence ATGGCGCAGTTTAAATGTTATGAATGCAGCAAAGATGTTAACACGGGTCAGAAGTTCACCTTCACAAAGAAAGGAAGTGTGCATTATGACTGTTTTGTATCTTCCAAGAGAAAAACGATAGATCCAGAAAAGGCAGAGATGCTAAGAACACTATCTCTAATATTGGATTCAGAATTGACACATCTGTTAAATCTCCTGAGAATAAGCCCAGAAGATGAAGCATCTAAAGAAATTGAAAAATCAAAATATAAGGAAATAGAAAAGGCCGCTGGAGAAACTACACGAAGAATAGACGAACTCTAA
- the spt4 gene encoding transcription elongation factor subunit Spt4: MAGKSTKKRTMACKICKKIYMDSSCPQHGDSHMSDEWFGFLIINDTENSIIAKTAGITEPGRYAIKVR; the protein is encoded by the coding sequence ATGGCAGGAAAATCAACCAAGAAGAGGACAATGGCATGCAAAATATGCAAGAAAATATACATGGATTCATCATGCCCACAACACGGGGATTCTCATATGAGCGATGAATGGTTTGGATTTCTCATAATAAATGACACAGAAAATTCAATAATAGCAAAGACAGCAGGAATTACAGAACCAGGAAGATATGCAATTAAGGTCAGATAA
- a CDS encoding TIGR00725 family protein: protein MKENYYIGVLGGANPPEKFLKIAYEVGELLAKNNATVLCGGLSGVMKEVSKGVKDNGGVVIGILPGYGRGEENQYLSYSITTGIGYARNFLIVRAAESLIAIDGSNGTISEESFAISEGKDVIGIESLELTPTRKREGKYFKAKNAKEAVDLAIESAKNLRERGFKDPLIFDS, encoded by the coding sequence ATGAAAGAGAACTATTACATAGGAGTACTTGGAGGAGCAAACCCTCCTGAGAAATTCCTCAAAATTGCCTATGAAGTAGGAGAACTACTAGCAAAAAATAATGCTACTGTGCTATGCGGCGGCTTATCAGGTGTTATGAAAGAAGTCTCTAAAGGCGTGAAGGACAATGGTGGTGTTGTCATAGGAATACTACCTGGATATGGGAGGGGAGAGGAAAACCAGTATCTTTCGTATTCAATAACTACTGGAATAGGTTACGCAAGAAATTTTCTGATTGTAAGGGCAGCTGAATCTCTCATTGCCATTGATGGATCGAATGGCACCATATCCGAAGAATCATTCGCAATAAGTGAAGGTAAGGATGTCATAGGAATAGAAAGCCTAGAGCTAACTCCTACCAGGAAGAGAGAAGGAAAATATTTCAAGGCTAAAAATGCAAAAGAGGCTGTTGATCTCGCCATAGAGTCTGCAAAAAACTTAAGGGAAAGAGGCTTTAAGGACCCTCTAATATTTGATTCTTGA
- a CDS encoding AAA family ATPase has product MDLLSKIDIKNVGPFDGEDISIDFKLLTIIIGANNTGKSSILYSFDIFRSTEFLYLYSKFIITLLWNNIC; this is encoded by the coding sequence GTGGATTTGTTAAGCAAGATCGACATTAAAAATGTTGGACCATTTGATGGGGAAGACATTTCAATAGACTTTAAACTATTGACTATAATTATTGGTGCAAATAATACTGGTAAAAGCTCTATTCTATACTCGTTTGACATCTTTAGGTCAACTGAGTTCCTCTATCTGTATTCAAAATTCATAATAACATTACTATGGAACAATATATGCTGA
- a CDS encoding 30S ribosomal protein S24e — translation MNLKIEETRENKLLKRKEIKYTVEFEKNNTPSREVVKELIARNTNSNKELVIVDFNEQLTGLHVIKGYSKIYSKKEDAMLYEPDYELYRNGLKVKEEKQ, via the coding sequence ATGAACTTGAAAATTGAGGAAACTAGAGAAAATAAGCTCTTGAAGAGAAAGGAGATCAAATACACTGTTGAGTTTGAAAAGAACAACACACCATCCAGAGAAGTTGTAAAGGAACTTATAGCAAGAAACACAAACTCAAATAAGGAACTGGTCATAGTAGATTTTAATGAACAGCTTACCGGTTTACATGTAATAAAAGGCTATTCCAAGATATATTCAAAAAAGGAAGACGCCATGCTTTATGAACCGGACTACGAACTTTACAGAAATGGTCTGAAAGTAAAGGAGGAGAAGCAATAA